The Wansuia hejianensis genomic interval TTCTGGTGCAATAGCCCTGGCTCTGGAGAGAGATCCTTTGCTGACGAACGTGGAACTCAAGATGTTGCTGAAGGAATCCACACGGGATCTGGGATACGAACATAATCTGCAGGGATGGGGAGAGTTTTCGCTTGACACATTTTTACAGAAGGTTGTATAATGAACATATTGTATAACTGTATTATTGTATACAATAATACAAACGGGATACGGAAGGAGAAGAGATATGCAGAACAGACAAGTGAGAATGAATGGAAAAACCAACCTTTTGGAGTTGGAAGAGCACATGTATCCGCTGGTAGATGTGGAAACGCCCAATGTGTTCCGGAATCTGTTCCCTTACAGCGAGGTGCCGAAGGTAGCTTTTAACGACAGGATCGTCCCTCATCATATGCCCGGTGAAATCTGGATCACAGATACCACCTTCCGCGACGGGCAGCAGTCCAGGGCGCCCTACACGACGGACCAGATCGTGACAATCTTTGATTATCTCCATCGGCTGGGAGGACCCAATGGGAAAATCCGCCAAAGTGAATTCTTCCTCTACAGCAAAAAGGACCGGGATGCAGTATACAAATGCCTGGAAAGAGGCTATCAGTTTCCGGAGGTCACAAGCTGGATCCGGGCCAGTAAGAAGGATTTTCAGCTGGTCAGGGACATCGGCCTGAAGGAGACCGGCATTCTGGTAAGCTGTTCTGATTACCATATTTTCTACAAGATGAAGATGACCCGTAAGCAGGCCATGGAACATTATCTGAGCGTGATCCGGGAATGTCTGGAGACGGGGATAAGCCCCCGGTGCCATCTGGAAGACATAACGCGCGCGGATATCTACGGCTATGTGATTCCCTTCTGCCTGGAACTGATGAGGCTGATGGAGGAATACCGGATACCAATTAAGGTACGCTGCTGTGATACTATGGGGCTGGGCGTCAATTACGCAGGAGCAGTGATCCCCCGTTCTGTGCAGGGTATTATTTATGGCATCATGACTCACGCGGGGGTGCCGTCTCAGCTGATCGAGTGGCATGGGCACAATGATTTCTACAAGGCGGTGAGCAATTCCAGTACAGCCTGGCTGTACGGCGCCTGCGGCGTCAACTGTTCTCTCTTTGGAATCGGAGAGCGGACGGGGAATACTCCGCTGGAGGCCATGGTATTTGAATACGGGCAGCTCAAAGGGGATCTGGGAGGCATGGATTCCCGCGTGATCACGGAGCTGGCAGAATACTATGAGAAAGAGATCGGATATGAGATTCCGGAGCGGACCCCCTTCGTCGGAAAGAGCTTTAATATCACAAAAGCCGGAATTCATGCAGATGGGCTCTTGAAAAATGAA includes:
- a CDS encoding beta/alpha barrel domain-containing protein, whose amino-acid sequence is MQNRQVRMNGKTNLLELEEHMYPLVDVETPNVFRNLFPYSEVPKVAFNDRIVPHHMPGEIWITDTTFRDGQQSRAPYTTDQIVTIFDYLHRLGGPNGKIRQSEFFLYSKKDRDAVYKCLERGYQFPEVTSWIRASKKDFQLVRDIGLKETGILVSCSDYHIFYKMKMTRKQAMEHYLSVIRECLETGISPRCHLEDITRADIYGYVIPFCLELMRLMEEYRIPIKVRCCDTMGLGVNYAGAVIPRSVQGIIYGIMTHAGVPSQLIEWHGHNDFYKAVSNSSTAWLYGACGVNCSLFGIGERTGNTPLEAMVFEYGQLKGDLGGMDSRVITELAEYYEKEIGYEIPERTPFVGKSFNITKAGIHADGLLKNEEIYNIFDTEKLLNRPVEVSVSNTSGLAGIAHWINTHYHLKGDRQLDKNCELVQQVKEWVDAQYEEGRVTDLTGEELKRAVDGAAGRLMMELDIEDM